The genomic region TTGCTTTTCATGAATAACAAACTATCAAAACTGGGACTATCGAAACTGgaataaaatgtaaacaaaactGGGATCTACTCCACTACAAATACTAGGGATGACAAATCAATGCAAGTTCCTAATGTTGGgtttactcagtgtatattaagtGGCAGAACACAATATGAAACCAACCTAAACATCACTAATGTTTTAACCATAAGCACTAAATCAATCCAATAGCATATGAAGGAGAAAAGGGGAAAAGATGGTGGGCACCTGATTTTCCTGAGCCCCTCACTCCAAGGACGACCACATTGACCTCAGGTTGTCCCCCCTCAGGGATAGCAGAGAAGTTACAACTCCTTGCTTTCCCAAACATCAGTGACATCTTTAGACTAAAACCCTGGAACACAAGTTATCAAAACAGATCCAAGTAACAGGATCTTTATTCAGTGCCTACATGCATTATTCAGAATATTATTAACAATAAAAAAACATAACATAACCAAATAGTATAAATGTTTATAACGGTATCATAAACACTAATATTAATGCATATGGATGATAGGCTACTATGCAGGAAACACAAATAACGCCCACGTTGAACGTTTCCATAACGTTTCAATATAACCTTACCTTAAAAGGTTTTCTCAGAGTTAAAGACTGGGGTAGAAGTGAATCGGCTAGTTGGTTTGATgtggttaaaaaaaaatctgtatttcATTTAAAATCATATGTATCCAAATGCAATAAAAACATCCCAACGAGTTTTAGAACGCGCTCTTAAATCCTGTCTGATGATGAGGATGCTCATACTCGATGGTAAAAGAAGCTCGAGCTGCTCCGTGCGTGCGCAGCGGGTAGGACCTTGCGTCAAGTAGACGAATCAGTTAACATTTGCTGAAGAATGTTGCTGCTTACGCACATGATTTACTGCCAAACCCCATTTAAGGGAACTGAGGTGAGGTCTCATAGTTATTCTACATGCAGTCAGATATGATTTGGCAAGGTAGGCCTTTCTCATCTCCAACTAACTTCATTGACAAGAAACAAGGACATCAATAAAATGGTTATGTCAGTTGAGATGGTTGGATTGCATCCAGTGAGTGAATGATTCTGTTGTCTTCATGCAGCATATTTTCCTTCACAGATAATCACATAACTTCACAGTTAATACTTTGCACATGTTAAAGTAATTGCTTGTGTAATAGATTCAAATCTGACATATTTGAACAGAAAGAACAAAGAAAAGGTACCTTTTGACATACTGGACTTGGTTTCCCCCTTTACCCTTTAATGAATGAGAACTCCACTTCCTCCTCATTCTCTACATTGGTGGCAAAGGTGGTCTCTGGCCTCTGTTGGAAGAGCACCCCTGTTTGTATTGGGGTTTgcgtggaggacagagagaggagtaatTATGTAGCCTTGTGTGTAAACATTTACATAATTTTTATGGGGGGTGATTGATTTATATTACAGTAGGTGAATCCGTCTATGTGCATGTAAGTATTTGCACAGGTGCCACGACTGTATTGGAACAAGGACTGGtagcatgctgttgtcatgtgcAACAGATCCCTAACAGACAAGGTTACTAAGAATTTAACTGTTTGGAATAATAGTCTCGTATAACAAATGTGACCTCGGGGAACAATCTATTGTTGTCTCTCACCTTTGCCCAACCGCTCCAAGGCCAAGAGTTCTGACATTTTCCGCTGGCACAAACTGTCAGCCTCACAGACAAAGACCAATAAATCATCAGCATAACTGTACTGCTGTGCCCATCCATTCGCCCACCCGCTCCCATCCGACCCATCTCCCCTTTCCAGCAGGTCAACACTAGATTCCCCTCCGGCTGCATGTCACCATAATGTATTATAACTGTGCCACACGTTGCCTAACTGCTATCTATAGCCTCTGCTATTCTCGTAGCTGTGAAGAGCAATATAAACAGTGGATACCCTGTCAAGTGCATCTGCTCTgcacagaggagaggaaaggggggatTCGGTCTAACTGCTACTGTATCTAAAGGAAATATCATCATGGATAAAATGTCATGCTAGGACATGAGATATTTTGATCTGACTCAGCACTTCGTCACTCTTGACAAATGCAAATGTGCTGTTTGAACACTTCAGTTGAGGCGATGGAGCCAAGCAGCTGCCCTGGCTCAGGGACGGACAGTGACAAGCCTGCCCTCGGCAAGCCTTTGGACTCAGGGACCGACAGTGACAAGCCTGCCCTCGGCAAGCCTTTGGACTCAGGGATGGACAGTGACAAGCCTGCCCTCGGCAAGCCTTTGGACTCAGGGACCGACAGTGACAAGCCTGCCCTCGGCAAGCCTTTGGACTCAGGGATGGACAGTGACAATCCTGCCCTCGGCAAGCCTTTGGACTCAGGGATGGACAGTGACAAGCCTGCCCTCGGCAAGCCTTTGGACTCAGGGATGGACAGTGACAATCCTGCCCTCGCCAAGCCTTTGGACTCAGGGATGGACAGTGACAAGCCTGCCCTCGGCAAGCCTTTGGACCCAGGGATGGACAGTGACAAGCCTGCCCTCGGCAAGCCTTTGGACTCAGGGATAGACAGTGACAAGCCTGCCCTCGGCAAGCCTTTGGACTCAGGGATGGACAGTGACAAGCCTGCCCTCGGCAAGCCTTTGGACTCAGGGATGGACAGTGACAAGCCTGCCCTCGGCAAGCCTTTGGACTCAGGGATGGACAGTGACAAGCCTGCCCTCGGCAAGCCTTTGGACTCAGGGATGGACAGTGACAATCCTGCCCTCGGCAAGCCTTTGGACTCAGGGATGGACAGCCTGAAAGTGAGAGTTGACGGGAGCGTTTTTGTGGTGAACAAAGCCCTACTCGAGCAGCACTGTGAGTACTTCCGAGCCCTCTTCCAGTCGGGAATGCGGGAATGCCAACAGGATGAGGTCCATCTGCAAGGGCTGAGCGCTCGGGGATTTGTGTTGGCGCTCCGAGTCCTGGACGGGGATCGCCCCATCCTGGGTGGTGACGAAATCGTGGAAGCCATAGAGTGTGCCACCTTTCTACAGGTGGAGTCTGTGACAAAGCACCTGACCAATATCATCAACTCAGAGAACTGCTTGTTGATGTACCACACGGCCGTGACCTACGGTTTATGGGACCTGTCCCATCAAACTGCTTTATTCATTAAAGACATGTACTCGGAGCTGAAGGAGGATGTTGTGTGCACCTTACCAGAAGACCTAGTGGAGTACGTTGAGTCTCTCATCCCCAGTCGGTACGTCACAGTCTGCAGCCACTCTCCTACCGTCGAGCAGCTCCAGGACTGTCAGAGGACGGTCTGCTACCTGGATGACGAAGATAGAGAATGGAAGGTGCTGAGTCACCTACCCTTAAACACAAGCACCACTATGGCAGGTGTGACCGTGCTAGACAACAAGCTGTACATTATAGGAGGCGTCCACGACGTCAGCAAGAAAGTTGTGGACTCTGGCTTCTGCTACGACCCAGAGAGTGACTCCTGGTCCACTATTTCGAGTCCCCAGCAGCCACGCTACAACTTTACGTTAGTGGGCCACGAAGGCTGCCTCTACGCCATCGGTGGGGAGTTCGACCGGAAGTCCATGGCGTTGGTGGAGAAGTACAGTGTCTCCACGGCCACCTGGCACTTCGCCGCTAATCTCCCCTGCAGAGCCGCCAACGTGGCCTCCACCAAAGCCATGAGCCGCATCTTCATCTGCCTCTGGAAACCCAAAGGCGTTACGGAGATCCACGAGTACGTCCCTGAGAGGGACCAATGGGTCCTGGTCACCACGCTAGTCCGTGACCAGAGCTATGGCCACTGCATGGTGGGCCACAGGGACAATTTGTATGTCATGCGCAACGGGCCCTGCGAAGACTTCCTGATGTGCGTGATGGACTGTTACAACCTGACTACGGGTCAGTGGACAGCCTTGCCGGGGCAATACGCAAACAGTAAA from Salvelinus fontinalis isolate EN_2023a chromosome 35, ASM2944872v1, whole genome shotgun sequence harbors:
- the kbtbd13a gene encoding kelch repeat and BTB domain-containing protein 13, encoding MQMCCLNTSVEAMEPSSCPGSGTDSDKPALGKPLDSGTDSDKPALGKPLDSGMDSDKPALGKPLDSGTDSDKPALGKPLDSGMDSDNPALGKPLDSGMDSDKPALGKPLDSGMDSDNPALAKPLDSGMDSDKPALGKPLDPGMDSDKPALGKPLDSGIDSDKPALGKPLDSGMDSDKPALGKPLDSGMDSDKPALGKPLDSGMDSDKPALGKPLDSGMDSDNPALGKPLDSGMDSLKVRVDGSVFVVNKALLEQHCEYFRALFQSGMRECQQDEVHLQGLSARGFVLALRVLDGDRPILGGDEIVEAIECATFLQVESVTKHLTNIINSENCLLMYHTAVTYGLWDLSHQTALFIKDMYSELKEDVVCTLPEDLVEYVESLIPSRYVTVCSHSPTVEQLQDCQRTVCYLDDEDREWKVLSHLPLNTSTTMAGVTVLDNKLYIIGGVHDVSKKVVDSGFCYDPESDSWSTISSPQQPRYNFTLVGHEGCLYAIGGEFDRKSMALVEKYSVSTATWHFAANLPCRAANVASTKAMSRIFICLWKPKGVTEIHEYVPERDQWVLVTTLVRDQSYGHCMVGHRDNLYVMRNGPCEDFLMCVMDCYNLTTGQWTALPGQYANSKGALFTSVIRGDSVFTLNRMRTTEFAVEEYRWKIKRETKGFGRIGSMYTFLMRLPKTKTVGNTEVLTDGLEFGNRIDYRRRDSLLQCFD